Part of the Bradyrhizobium sp. AZCC 1721 genome, GGCGCTGATGGCGAAGCATCCCGATCTCGACTGGTCGCAGGTCGACGAAGTATTTTTCGGCTGCGCCAACCAGGCCGGCGAGGACAACCGCAACGTCGCGCGGATGGCGCTGTTGCTCGCGGGCATGCCGGAATCGGTTCCCGGTCAGACGCTGAACCGCCTCTGCGCGTCGGGTCTCGATGCGGTGGGCGCCGGGGGCCGCGCGATCCGCGCCGGGGAAATCGATTTCGCGATTGCCGGCGGCGTCGAATCGATGACGCGGGCGCCGTTCGTGATGGGCAAGGCGCCGGAAGCGTTTGCGCGCTCAGCCGAGATTTACGACACCACGATCGGCTGGCGCTTCATCAATCCCCTGTTGAAGGCACAGTATGGCGTCGATGCGATGCCGGAAACCGGCGAGAACGTCGCCGAAGAATTCCAGGTATCGCGCGCCGACCAGGATGCGATGGCGATCCGCTCACAGCAGCGCGCGGGCGCGGCGATCGCCTCAAGCTATTTCGCCGAGGAGATCACGCCGATCCAGGTGCCCGGCGGCAAGGCAGGTCCCATCACCGTCGACAAGGATGAGCATCCGCGTCCCGAAACCACGCTCGAAGGATTGGCAAAACTGAAGCCGATCGTGCGCAATCCCGGCACGGTGACGGCGGGCAATGCATCCGGCGTCAATGACGGCGCGGCGGCGATGATCCTTGCCTCTGAGCTAGCTGTGAAGAAGCACGGGCTGACGCCGCGGGCGCGCATCCTCGGGCTTGCTTCGGCCGCGGTGCCGCCGCGCATCATGGGCATCGGCCCGGTGCCGGCGACGAAGAAGCTGATGGAGCGGCTTGGCATCAAGATCTCTGACTTCGATTTGATCGAGCTCAATGAAGCCTTCGCTTCCCAGGGCATAGCCTGCCTGCGCCAACTGGGCGTCAAGGACGACGCTGATTTCGTCAACCCGCATGGCGGCGCGATCGCGCTCGGCCATCCGCTCGGCATGAGCGGCGCGCGGCTGGCGCTGACGGCGGTGCACGGCATGGAGAAGCGGGGC contains:
- the pcaF gene encoding 3-oxoadipyl-CoA thiolase produces the protein MRDVFICDAVRTPIGRFGGSLAKVRADDLAAAPIKALMAKHPDLDWSQVDEVFFGCANQAGEDNRNVARMALLLAGMPESVPGQTLNRLCASGLDAVGAGGRAIRAGEIDFAIAGGVESMTRAPFVMGKAPEAFARSAEIYDTTIGWRFINPLLKAQYGVDAMPETGENVAEEFQVSRADQDAMAIRSQQRAGAAIASSYFAEEITPIQVPGGKAGPITVDKDEHPRPETTLEGLAKLKPIVRNPGTVTAGNASGVNDGAAAMILASELAVKKHGLTPRARILGLASAAVPPRIMGIGPVPATKKLMERLGIKISDFDLIELNEAFASQGIACLRQLGVKDDADFVNPHGGAIALGHPLGMSGARLALTAVHGMEKRGGKLALATMCVGVGQGVAVAIEKVN